Proteins encoded in a region of the Eulemur rufifrons isolate Redbay chromosome 15, OSU_ERuf_1, whole genome shotgun sequence genome:
- the LTB gene encoding lymphotoxin-beta isoform X1 yields MGALRLEGRGGRPQGRGSLLLAVAGATFLVTLLLAVPITVLAVLALVPQDQGGPVTETADPGAQAQQGPQQGPQQGPGFRELPEEEPETDLSPRLPAAHLIGAWMKGQGLGWEATKEEAFLRSGTRFSDAEGLALPQDGLYYLYCHVGYRGRAPPAGGGPQGRSVTLRSSLYRAGGAYAPGAAELLLEGAETVTPVLDPAGRQGYGPLWYTSVGFGGLVQLRRGERVYVNISRPDMVDYGRGKTFFGAVMVG; encoded by the exons ATGGGGGCActgaggctggagggcaggggtggaAGGCCCCAAGGGAGGGGCTCCCTCCTGCTGGCTGTGGCAGGAGCCACTTTCCTGGTGACCCTGTTGCTGGCAGTGCCTATCACTGTCCTGGCCGTGCTGGCCTTAGTGCCCCAGGATCAGGGAGGTCCG GTAACAGAGACTGCTGACCCTGGGGCACAGGCCCAGCAAGGACCCCAGCAAGGACCCCAGCAAGGGCCCG GATTTCGGGAGCTGCCGGAGGAGGAGCCAGAAACAGATCTCAGTCCCAGGCTCCCGGCGGCCCACCTCATAG GCGCTTGGATGAAGGGGCAGGGGCTAGGCTGGGAGGCGACGAAAGAAGAGGCGTTTCTGAGGAGCGGGACGCGGTTCTCGGACGCCGAGGGGCTGGCCCTCCCGCAGGACGGCCTCTATTACCTCTACTGTCACGTCGGCTACCGGGGCCGGGCGCCCCCTGCCGGCGGGGGCCCCCAGGGCCGCTCGGTCACGCTGCGCAGCTCGCTGTACCGGGCGGGGGGCGCCTACGCGCCGGGCGCGGCCGAGCTGCTGCTGGAGGGCGCCGAGACGGTGACCCCGGTGCTGGACCCCGCCGGGAGGCAAGGGTACGGGCCCCTGTGGTACACGAGCGTGGGGTTCGGCGGCCTGGTGCAGCTCCGCAGGGGCGAGCGGGTGTACGTCAACATCAGCCGCCCCGACATGGTGGACTACGGGAGGGGGAAGACCTTCTTTGGGGCCGTGATGGTGGGGTGA
- the LTB gene encoding lymphotoxin-beta isoform X3 — MGALRLEGRGGRPQGRGSLLLAVAGATFLVTLLLAVPITVLAVLALVPQDQGGPDFGSCRRRSQKQISVPGSRRPTS; from the exons ATGGGGGCActgaggctggagggcaggggtggaAGGCCCCAAGGGAGGGGCTCCCTCCTGCTGGCTGTGGCAGGAGCCACTTTCCTGGTGACCCTGTTGCTGGCAGTGCCTATCACTGTCCTGGCCGTGCTGGCCTTAGTGCCCCAGGATCAGGGAGGTCCG GATTTCGGGAGCTGCCGGAGGAGGAGCCAGAAACAGATCTCAGTCCCAGGCTCCCGGCGGCCCACCTCATAG
- the LTB gene encoding lymphotoxin-beta isoform X2 — protein sequence MSPSRLQPLRDSQLPSVSQTPSSFRSAGSPPLGIDTVPSQGMHGCSLPPVTNSSPLPGFRELPEEEPETDLSPRLPAAHLIAGAWMKGQGLGWEATKEEAFLRSGTRFSDAEGLALPQDGLYYLYCHVGYRGRAPPAGGGPQGRSVTLRSSLYRAGGAYAPGAAELLLEGAETVTPVLDPAGRQGYGPLWYTSVGFGGLVQLRRGERVYVNISRPDMVDYGRGKTFFGAVMVG from the exons ATGTCCCCTTCCCGGCTCCAGCCCCTCAGGGACTCCCAGCTCCCGTCGGTGTCCCAGACACCCTCTTCCTTTAGGAGtgcaggctccccacccctgggcaTTGACACCGTGCCCTCTCAGGGCATGCACGGGTGCAGCCTGCCCCCAGTCACGAACTCTTCGCCCCTTCCAGGATTTCGGGAGCTGCCGGAGGAGGAGCCAGAAACAGATCTCAGTCCCAGGCTCCCGGCGGCCCACCTCATAG CAGGCGCTTGGATGAAGGGGCAGGGGCTAGGCTGGGAGGCGACGAAAGAAGAGGCGTTTCTGAGGAGCGGGACGCGGTTCTCGGACGCCGAGGGGCTGGCCCTCCCGCAGGACGGCCTCTATTACCTCTACTGTCACGTCGGCTACCGGGGCCGGGCGCCCCCTGCCGGCGGGGGCCCCCAGGGCCGCTCGGTCACGCTGCGCAGCTCGCTGTACCGGGCGGGGGGCGCCTACGCGCCGGGCGCGGCCGAGCTGCTGCTGGAGGGCGCCGAGACGGTGACCCCGGTGCTGGACCCCGCCGGGAGGCAAGGGTACGGGCCCCTGTGGTACACGAGCGTGGGGTTCGGCGGCCTGGTGCAGCTCCGCAGGGGCGAGCGGGTGTACGTCAACATCAGCCGCCCCGACATGGTGGACTACGGGAGGGGGAAGACCTTCTTTGGGGCCGTGATGGTGGGGTGA